A genomic segment from Bartonella ancashensis encodes:
- the glmM gene encoding phosphoglucosamine mutase, producing MAQKYFGTDGIRGRANLFPMTPDFAMKVGMSVGVLYRSKGTSRRVVIGKDTRLSGYMLENALVAGFTSAGMDAFLLGPVPTPAVAMLCRSLRADIGVMISASHNPFYDNGLKLFGPDGFKLSDEKEKAIERLLETDLSSSLAGSAEIGRAKRVEGDIYRYIEYAKRTVPRDVRLDSLRIVVDCANGAAYKAAPRALWELGAEVFAINNEPDGLNINQKCGSTDLTSLKEKVHELRADVGIALDGDGDRVLMVDEKAQIIDGDQLIAVIADHWHKTGRLSGGGVVTTVMSNLGLERFLKTKGLELIRTDVGDRHVVDKMRKKGYNIGGESSGHIVLSDFGTTGDGLVAALQILACMRESQSSMSHLCQCFKPVPQILKNKKVSNKNLLQKTEVQAAIDKTIKHFGKEARLLVRASGTEPLIRVMAEGDDRAMIEAAVDELIAVVARYDGD from the coding sequence ATGGCACAAAAATATTTCGGTACAGATGGTATTCGGGGACGGGCTAATCTTTTTCCTATGACACCAGATTTTGCTATGAAAGTGGGAATGTCTGTAGGTGTTTTGTATCGATCAAAGGGGACTTCGCGTCGTGTTGTGATTGGGAAGGATACGCGATTATCTGGTTATATGTTGGAAAATGCTTTGGTTGCTGGCTTTACTTCTGCTGGGATGGATGCATTTTTATTAGGTCCTGTACCCACACCTGCTGTTGCAATGCTTTGTCGCTCGCTTCGTGCTGATATTGGTGTGATGATTTCTGCTTCTCATAATCCTTTTTACGATAATGGTCTTAAGCTTTTTGGACCGGATGGATTTAAATTATCAGATGAAAAGGAAAAAGCCATTGAACGTTTGCTTGAAACAGATCTTTCTTCCTCTTTAGCAGGGAGTGCAGAGATCGGGCGTGCAAAACGGGTTGAAGGGGATATTTATCGCTATATTGAATATGCAAAAAGAACTGTGCCTCGTGATGTGCGCTTAGATTCATTGCGTATTGTGGTTGATTGCGCTAACGGGGCAGCTTACAAAGCGGCTCCACGTGCTTTATGGGAATTGGGAGCTGAGGTTTTTGCAATTAATAATGAGCCAGATGGTCTTAATATTAATCAAAAATGTGGTTCAACAGATCTTACATCCTTAAAGGAAAAAGTTCACGAATTGCGTGCGGATGTTGGCATTGCTCTTGATGGAGATGGAGACCGCGTTTTGATGGTGGATGAAAAGGCACAGATAATTGATGGGGATCAATTAATTGCTGTGATTGCTGACCATTGGCATAAAACTGGACGTTTGAGCGGTGGGGGAGTAGTGACAACGGTTATGTCTAATTTGGGGTTGGAGCGCTTTTTAAAGACAAAGGGGTTGGAGCTCATTCGCACAGACGTTGGTGATCGCCATGTTGTCGATAAGATGCGTAAAAAGGGATATAATATTGGTGGTGAATCCTCTGGGCATATTGTGTTAAGTGATTTTGGAACAACTGGTGATGGTTTGGTCGCAGCGTTGCAGATTTTGGCATGTATGCGGGAAAGCCAGAGCTCTATGAGCCATTTGTGTCAGTGTTTTAAGCCTGTTCCACAAATCTTAAAAAATAAAAAAGTGAGCAATAAAAATTTATTGCAAAAGACTGAAGTTCAGGCTGCGATTGACAAAACCATTAAACATTTTGGAAAGGAAGCACGGTTATTGGTTCGTGCATCTGGTACAGAACCTTTAATCCGTGTTATGGCTGAAGGTGATGACCGTGCAATGATTGAGGCTGCGGTTGACGAGCTTATAGCTGTTGTTGCACGCTATGATGGAGATTAA
- the ftsH gene encoding ATP-dependent zinc metalloprotease FtsH, protein MNSNLRSLMIWGAIALVLITLFSIFNSNSQRGSGGDVSYSEFLQRIENNELTAVTIQGQKLTGQTADRKVISTYAPRDPDLVKKLNSQKVNIRAIPESSGNGILLNLFLSLLPVMIIVGAWVFFMRQMQNGSRGAMGFGKSKAKLLTESQGRVTFDDVAGVEEAKQDLEEIVEFLREPQKFQRLGGRIPRGVLLVGPPGTGKTLLARSVAGEANVPFFTISGSDFVEMFVGVGASRVRDMFEQAKKNSPCIIFIDEIDAVGRHRGAGLGGGNDEREQTLNQLLVEMDGFESNESIILIAATNRPDVLDPALLRPGRFDRQVVVPNPDVAGREKILKVHVRNVPLAPNVDLKILARGTPGFSGADLMNLVNEAALMAASRNKRIVTMQEFEDAKDKVMMGAERRSTAMTQEEKELTAYHEAGHAIVALNVPVSDPVHKATIVPRGRALGMVMQLPEGDRYSMSYLWMISRLAIMMGGRVAEELKFGKENITSGAASDIEQATKLARAMITRWGFSDILGNVAYGDNQDEVFLGHSVARTQNVSEETAKMIDAEVRRLIDDAYKTATKILKTKEKQWFALAQGLLEYETLTGAEIREVIEGKVPSRMQESDQTVVRSSSVPRVALKSEKKDTKLDNSGKETESASKADKKVGSANGASKSTAAFRASKKRMEADKVDETDETKNGSESDPAQSSKKRSSDKNSVRKAKDDK, encoded by the coding sequence ATGAATTCTAATTTACGATCCCTGATGATTTGGGGAGCTATCGCTTTAGTTTTAATTACATTATTTTCTATTTTTAATAGCAATAGCCAGCGTGGCAGTGGCGGAGACGTTTCTTATTCTGAGTTCTTGCAAAGAATCGAGAATAATGAACTGACAGCGGTAACAATCCAGGGGCAAAAGTTAACAGGACAAACTGCTGATCGCAAAGTGATTTCAACTTATGCGCCGAGAGATCCTGATTTAGTTAAGAAATTAAATAGTCAGAAAGTGAATATTAGAGCAATTCCTGAAAGTTCAGGCAATGGTATTCTTCTGAATTTGTTTTTATCATTATTACCTGTAATGATTATCGTTGGGGCGTGGGTTTTCTTTATGCGACAAATGCAAAATGGCTCACGTGGGGCAATGGGATTTGGAAAATCAAAAGCAAAATTACTGACCGAATCTCAAGGGCGTGTTACCTTTGATGATGTTGCTGGGGTGGAAGAAGCAAAGCAGGATTTAGAGGAAATTGTTGAATTCTTGCGTGAACCACAAAAATTTCAGCGTTTAGGGGGGCGTATTCCCCGGGGTGTTCTATTGGTGGGCCCACCAGGAACAGGGAAAACATTGTTGGCCCGTTCTGTCGCAGGGGAAGCCAATGTTCCTTTTTTTACCATTTCCGGTTCTGATTTTGTTGAAATGTTCGTCGGTGTTGGAGCGAGCCGTGTGCGGGATATGTTTGAACAAGCTAAAAAAAATTCGCCCTGCATCATATTCATTGATGAAATTGACGCTGTGGGACGCCACCGTGGAGCAGGACTTGGCGGTGGAAATGATGAGCGTGAACAAACTTTAAACCAGTTACTTGTTGAAATGGACGGGTTCGAATCAAATGAAAGCATCATTTTAATTGCTGCGACAAACCGGCCAGATGTGCTTGACCCTGCTTTGTTAAGGCCAGGGCGTTTTGACCGCCAGGTTGTGGTGCCAAATCCTGATGTCGCAGGACGTGAAAAAATCTTAAAAGTTCATGTGCGCAATGTGCCCTTGGCACCAAATGTTGATTTGAAGATTTTGGCAAGGGGGACTCCGGGTTTTTCAGGGGCAGATCTTATGAACCTTGTTAATGAAGCTGCTCTGATGGCTGCAAGCCGCAATAAACGAATCGTGACCATGCAAGAGTTTGAAGATGCAAAAGACAAGGTAATGATGGGTGCTGAGCGTCGCTCGACAGCTATGACACAGGAAGAAAAAGAACTCACGGCTTATCATGAAGCGGGTCATGCTATCGTGGCTTTGAATGTTCCTGTTAGTGACCCCGTGCATAAAGCAACAATTGTTCCAAGAGGAAGAGCTTTGGGTATGGTTATGCAATTGCCAGAAGGGGATCGCTACTCTATGAGCTATCTTTGGATGATTTCACGTTTGGCAATTATGATGGGAGGAAGAGTTGCTGAAGAATTGAAATTTGGAAAAGAAAATATCACTTCAGGGGCTGCATCTGACATTGAACAGGCCACAAAATTGGCGCGTGCAATGATTACGCGATGGGGGTTTTCGGATATCTTGGGAAATGTCGCTTATGGTGATAATCAAGATGAAGTCTTCTTAGGGCATTCTGTTGCAAGAACACAAAATGTATCTGAAGAAACAGCCAAGATGATTGATGCGGAAGTGAGAAGGCTTATAGATGACGCTTATAAAACTGCTACAAAAATTCTGAAAACAAAAGAAAAGCAATGGTTTGCTCTTGCACAAGGATTGTTGGAGTATGAAACTTTAACAGGAGCAGAAATTCGTGAAGTTATTGAAGGCAAAGTTCCCTCTCGCATGCAAGAAAGTGATCAGACGGTAGTGCGGAGTTCTTCTGTGCCTAGGGTTGCGTTGAAAAGCGAAAAGAAGGACACGAAGCTGGATAATTCTGGAAAGGAAACAGAGAGCGCGTCTAAGGCCGATAAAAAGGTTGGCTCTGCCAATGGGGCGTCTAAATCTACGGCGGCTTTTCGTGCATCTAAAAAAAGAATGGAAGCTGATAAAGTTGATGAAACAGATGAGACGAAAAACGGATCTGAGAGCGATCCAGCGCAATCTAGCAAAAAAAGATCATCAGATAAAAATTCCGTCCGTAAAGCAAAAGATGACAAATGA
- the tilS gene encoding tRNA lysidine(34) synthetase TilS gives MFVQLTENLFKPSDFIQCQKLILAVSGGSDSLALLFLVRDYLRKIPVAPKIVAVTIDHQLRRESAQEAEDVAAICFAHQIQHVTVRWEEKKPKTNISQKARIARYNLLYEEAEKQGAGVIMTGHTLNDQVETYYMRSKRLQKKSVSSFPHHDGQMNQDGQMSQKEGTKNSSERTAYDEKLKTLCREETLRGEETLYGEEEMLRGKEMLCERGLACIPREALLRGKVRLIRPLLCVERQTLRAYLNAQKLVWIDDPTNEDLKYERVRARHYLAHSQQKIVLFAKKIDDAALQRREQAQKIADLILALDITVNYGRCFIKRPEDSLYEQPEFSFIVGLFAVLMGGGSYLLPSQKLAMLGQKLCFPHPENLSHPEKGQPILEKRRFTLAGAVIEVTHRGIACWREARNMKEEVIAPGHNLLWDGRYWITNNGKEPVKVGPADIKSAKYCLNRGMQAGLIDLEHPHFPSLQSLIMLSHHKGVDIPELASSPYIWHEIIIKRAMAPFDWLLSHEDIPIVRAIEPFFRIEEKR, from the coding sequence GTGTTTGTTCAGTTAACGGAAAATCTTTTTAAACCATCAGATTTTATTCAATGCCAGAAGCTTATTTTGGCTGTATCTGGGGGAAGTGATTCACTAGCGCTATTGTTTTTAGTCAGAGATTATTTGAGAAAAATTCCCGTTGCTCCTAAAATTGTTGCTGTGACAATTGATCATCAGTTACGTCGAGAATCAGCTCAGGAAGCAGAAGATGTTGCAGCAATTTGCTTTGCACACCAGATACAACATGTCACTGTGCGGTGGGAAGAGAAAAAACCAAAGACAAATATTTCTCAAAAAGCACGTATAGCACGTTATAATTTATTGTATGAAGAGGCGGAAAAGCAAGGTGCTGGGGTCATTATGACGGGGCATACGCTTAATGATCAGGTTGAAACTTATTATATGCGAAGTAAACGGCTTCAAAAAAAATCTGTTTCTTCATTCCCTCATCATGATGGTCAAATGAACCAAGATGGTCAAATGAGCCAAAAAGAGGGTACAAAGAATAGTTCTGAAAGAACCGCATATGATGAAAAGCTAAAAACTCTGTGTCGTGAAGAGACGCTCCGTGGTGAAGAGACGCTCTATGGTGAAGAAGAGATGCTCCGTGGTAAAGAGATGCTCTGTGAACGTGGTTTGGCTTGCATCCCGCGTGAGGCGCTGTTGCGGGGGAAGGTGCGTTTAATTCGCCCGTTATTATGTGTTGAGCGCCAAACATTACGCGCTTATCTCAATGCACAAAAGCTGGTGTGGATTGATGATCCAACCAATGAAGATTTAAAGTATGAGCGTGTACGTGCGAGGCATTATCTTGCTCATTCTCAGCAAAAAATCGTCCTTTTTGCTAAAAAAATCGATGATGCTGCTTTGCAACGGCGCGAGCAGGCACAAAAAATAGCAGATTTGATTTTAGCCCTAGATATTACTGTAAATTATGGGCGATGTTTCATTAAAAGACCGGAAGATTCTTTGTATGAACAGCCAGAATTTTCCTTTATTGTTGGTTTATTTGCGGTGCTAATGGGGGGCGGTTCTTATTTATTGCCTTCCCAAAAATTGGCTATGCTTGGCCAAAAATTATGTTTTCCTCATCCAGAAAATTTGTCGCATCCAGAAAAAGGACAGCCTATCCTAGAAAAAAGACGGTTTACTTTAGCAGGGGCTGTGATTGAAGTTACACATCGTGGCATTGCCTGTTGGCGTGAAGCACGCAATATGAAGGAAGAAGTTATTGCACCAGGGCATAATTTGCTTTGGGATGGACGTTACTGGATTACCAATAATGGAAAAGAGCCAGTAAAGGTTGGACCAGCCGATATAAAGTCGGCAAAATATTGTCTTAATAGGGGGATGCAGGCAGGGTTGATTGACCTTGAACATCCTCATTTTCCTTCCCTACAATCTCTCATCATGCTTTCACACCATAAAGGGGTAGATATTCCAGAATTGGCCTCTTCTCCCTATATTTGGCATGAAATTATTATCAAACGCGCGATGGCTCCCTTCGATTGGCTCCTCTCACATGAAGACATTCCGATTGTTCGTGCGATTGAACCTTTTTTTAGAATTGAGGAGAAAAGATGA
- the pal gene encoding peptidoglycan-associated lipoprotein Pal: MRSVQKGIYPLSLVFLCLFAVAGCSRKGFNYNRDADLSMQGVGAGHNAQISRAMPGSVREFTVSVGDRVFFSLDSSSVEEEAKPILRRQAEWLLRYPHYRITIEGHADDRGTREYNLALGQSRAVSVRDYLISLGVSPRRMETISYGKERPVAVCDNASCWNQNRRAVIAISAVEGH, from the coding sequence ATGAGATCGGTTCAGAAGGGTATTTACCCGCTCAGTTTAGTTTTTTTGTGCTTGTTTGCGGTAGCTGGGTGTAGCAGGAAAGGTTTTAATTACAATAGAGATGCGGATCTTTCTATGCAAGGAGTTGGGGCAGGGCACAATGCTCAGATCAGTAGGGCTATGCCAGGCTCTGTGAGAGAATTTACAGTAAGTGTTGGAGACCGTGTGTTCTTCAGTCTTGATTCATCTAGTGTTGAAGAAGAAGCTAAACCTATCTTAAGGCGTCAAGCTGAGTGGTTGCTGAGGTATCCTCATTATAGAATTACAATTGAAGGGCATGCGGATGATCGCGGAACACGCGAGTATAATTTGGCTCTTGGGCAGAGCCGTGCCGTTTCTGTTCGTGATTATTTGATATCTCTCGGAGTTTCTCCACGGCGAATGGAAACAATTTCTTATGGGAAAGAGAGACCTGTAGCTGTATGTGATAATGCCTCTTGCTGGAACCAAAATCGACGAGCCGTTATTGCGATTTCTGCTGTTGAAGGGCATTAA
- a CDS encoding DUF1013 domain-containing protein, with translation MATQLLMPKATAVWLVDNTALSFEQIAEFCRLHVLEVKAIADGEAAHGIKGLDPISSGQLTRSEIARVEADQTARLKISETKVHIPVVKRKGARYVPLSRRQDRPNGILWLVLNHPELKDAQIARLLGTTKTTIEQIRNRTHWNSANLVPLDPVGLRLCSQIDLDIELKRAEKNRPIPEKKDETLLPTSVTENFIEDEIINKEFNADTVFAKLNALQKKQEEEI, from the coding sequence ATGGCAACGCAACTTTTAATGCCCAAAGCGACCGCTGTCTGGTTGGTTGATAATACAGCGCTTTCTTTTGAGCAGATTGCAGAATTTTGTCGTTTACATGTTTTGGAAGTTAAAGCCATTGCGGATGGTGAAGCAGCTCATGGCATTAAGGGGTTGGACCCTATCAGCTCTGGGCAACTGACACGAAGTGAAATTGCACGTGTTGAGGCAGATCAAACGGCGCGGTTGAAAATATCTGAAACAAAAGTGCATATTCCAGTTGTTAAGCGCAAAGGTGCCCGTTACGTTCCTCTTTCCAGGCGCCAGGATCGCCCCAATGGGATTTTATGGTTGGTGTTAAATCATCCAGAATTAAAAGATGCACAAATTGCACGGTTGTTGGGAACAACAAAAACAACCATCGAGCAAATTCGTAACAGAACCCACTGGAATAGTGCTAATCTCGTTCCTCTGGATCCTGTGGGTTTGAGATTATGTTCGCAAATAGATTTGGATATTGAACTGAAACGTGCAGAGAAAAACCGCCCTATTCCTGAGAAAAAAGATGAAACTTTATTGCCCACATCTGTAACAGAAAATTTTATTGAAGATGAAATAATCAACAAAGAGTTTAATGCGGATACTGTTTTTGCAAAATTGAATGCTTTACAAAAAAAGCAGGAAGAAGAAATATAA
- a CDS encoding YebC/PmpR family DNA-binding transcriptional regulator: MAGHSQFKNIMHRKGRQDAMRSKIFSKLAREITVAAKQGSPDPSMNPRLRLAIQNAKSQSMPKDNIERAIKKASGNDVENYDEVRYEGYGPGGVAVIVEALTDNRNRTASNVRAAFTKAGGALGETGSVSFMFNRIGEIIYKTEAGSVEKIMDAAIEAGAEDVQSEETGHLITCSFENIGEVSKTLEASLGEAESIKTVWKANILTSVDEEKALSILRLITTLEEDDDVQNVYANFDVSDELLAKLSA, from the coding sequence ATGGCTGGCCATTCACAATTTAAAAATATTATGCATCGTAAAGGGCGGCAAGATGCGATGCGTTCGAAAATATTTTCTAAACTTGCGCGTGAAATCACGGTTGCAGCCAAACAGGGATCTCCTGATCCATCCATGAACCCCCGTTTAAGACTGGCCATTCAGAATGCTAAGTCACAATCAATGCCCAAGGATAATATTGAACGCGCTATCAAAAAAGCTTCTGGGAATGATGTTGAAAACTATGATGAAGTACGCTACGAAGGCTATGGCCCTGGTGGTGTTGCTGTTATTGTTGAAGCACTAACCGACAACAGGAATCGTACAGCTTCTAACGTACGTGCCGCTTTCACTAAAGCAGGAGGAGCCTTAGGGGAAACAGGCTCTGTTAGTTTTATGTTTAATCGCATTGGGGAAATCATCTATAAAACTGAAGCAGGTAGTGTAGAAAAAATTATGGATGCAGCTATTGAAGCAGGAGCTGAAGATGTGCAATCTGAAGAAACAGGCCACCTTATTACTTGCTCTTTCGAAAATATCGGTGAGGTCTCAAAAACCTTAGAAGCAAGTCTTGGTGAAGCAGAATCAATTAAAACAGTTTGGAAAGCAAACATTCTTACCTCTGTTGATGAAGAAAAGGCACTTTCCATTTTACGTCTCATTACTACTCTGGAAGAAGATGACGATGTCCAAAATGTTTATGCTAATTTTGATGTGAGTGATGAACTTTTAGCAAAATTATCAGCCTGA
- the rpmE gene encoding 50S ribosomal protein L31, which produces MKADIHPDYHKISVVMTDGTQYTTRSTWGKEGDTLRLDIDPKTHPAWIGGSQTLVDRGGRVSKFKSRFGSLGV; this is translated from the coding sequence ATGAAAGCTGATATTCATCCTGATTATCACAAGATTAGCGTTGTTATGACTGATGGCACCCAGTACACCACACGTTCTACATGGGGAAAAGAGGGAGATACTCTTCGTTTGGATATTGATCCAAAGACTCATCCGGCGTGGATTGGTGGTTCTCAAACACTGGTGGATCGTGGGGGACGTGTTTCGAAATTTAAGAGCCGTTTTGGTAGTCTTGGTGTTTGA